From Roseburia hominis, the proteins below share one genomic window:
- a CDS encoding AAA family ATPase has translation MKTLYLIGGTMGVGKTTVCRSLQQRLHNSVFLDGDWCWDANPFQVTEETRHMVLDNICYLLNNFIHCSAYENIIFCWVMHQQCIIDHIVENLDIKECNVKIISLLCDEASLKERLKGDIDRGIRSADVIDRSIDRLPMYQTLDTIKIETSLKSVEDIAEEILRRQK, from the coding sequence ATGAAAACACTTTATCTGATCGGTGGAACGATGGGAGTTGGAAAAACCACCGTCTGCAGGTCTCTGCAGCAGAGGTTACATAACAGCGTGTTTCTTGACGGGGATTGGTGCTGGGACGCAAATCCCTTTCAAGTCACAGAAGAAACCAGGCATATGGTACTGGATAATATTTGCTATTTGCTGAATAATTTTATCCATTGCTCCGCTTATGAAAACATCATTTTCTGCTGGGTCATGCATCAGCAGTGCATTATCGATCACATTGTGGAGAATCTCGATATAAAAGAATGCAATGTGAAAATAATTTCGCTTCTTTGCGATGAAGCCTCTTTGAAGGAGAGGCTAAAAGGGGACATTGATCGAGGCATTCGCTCCGCGGACGTTATCGATCGAAGCATTGACAGGCTTCCGATGTATCAAACATTAGATACCATAAAAATTGAAACATCGCTAAAGAGCGTGGAAGATATTGCAGAAGAAATTTTAAGGAGGCAGAAGTGA
- a CDS encoding helix-turn-helix transcriptional regulator: protein MSADQLAKNIMYYRKKKGLSQKKVAEYMGVSRQAVTKWENAVSRPSSDNLIRLAQLYEVSVDALLDYKEQERLPAQKEISMGKMPWIFIGISLLCMVGYMIASVSSGSFSVGIFIPMFVLCVPIQLFLHIYFANAIKNDSFVGIAGFDDKIEYNICEVKKLLVQIDLHTGMMSSVYVFLLCVINCTNLKLGRLNEWLNGLLIYVYSLNFVVAVEFYNYKMIDRIYLKDNDKRRAKRCFPVAVVYIALLFVGIGIMLALFEIKGIENNTIPAMKICGLLLSGVVSGTVGFFLENKQIKEWNPLNGGYKINIFNVISICLCLLLYGLMCVV, encoded by the coding sequence ATGAGTGCAGATCAATTGGCAAAAAATATTATGTATTATCGCAAGAAAAAGGGGCTATCCCAGAAAAAAGTTGCTGAATATATGGGCGTAAGCCGTCAGGCCGTGACCAAATGGGAAAATGCTGTCTCCAGGCCAAGTTCTGATAATTTGATCAGGCTGGCACAGCTATACGAAGTAAGTGTTGATGCATTATTGGATTATAAGGAACAGGAAAGATTACCAGCTCAAAAAGAAATATCAATGGGGAAAATGCCATGGATTTTTATAGGGATATCCCTTTTGTGCATGGTTGGATATATGATAGCAAGTGTTTCATCAGGGAGTTTTAGCGTAGGAATATTCATTCCTATGTTTGTTTTGTGCGTTCCGATCCAGTTATTCCTGCATATTTATTTTGCGAATGCAATAAAAAATGATTCTTTCGTCGGAATTGCGGGATTTGATGATAAAATAGAGTATAATATATGCGAAGTAAAGAAATTGTTAGTGCAGATTGATTTGCATACCGGAATGATGTCTTCCGTATATGTATTTTTGCTTTGTGTCATAAATTGCACGAATTTAAAGCTTGGAAGGTTAAACGAATGGTTAAATGGACTTCTAATATACGTATATTCATTGAATTTTGTTGTAGCTGTGGAATTTTATAATTATAAAATGATAGACAGGATATATCTTAAAGATAACGATAAAAGACGTGCAAAACGCTGTTTTCCAGTTGCTGTAGTATATATCGCTCTGTTATTTGTTGGAATAGGAATAATGCTTGCCTTATTTGAGATAAAAGGAATTGAGAATAATACTATACCTGCCATGAAAATATGCGGATTGCTGCTGTCGGGTGTTGTGAGTGGGACAGTTGGTTTCTTTTTAGAAAACAAACAAATCAAGGAGTGGAATCCTTTAAATGGAGGTTATAAAATCAATATCTTCAACGTAATAAGCATATGTCTATGTTTATTGCTATATGGGCTTATGTGTGTGGTATAA
- the mutY gene encoding A/G-specific adenine glycosylase → MRYDRIKRGRFIERPNRFIAHVEIEGQKEIVHVKNTGRCAELFVPGAVVYVQENDSPGRKTKWDLIGVEKGEKMINVDSQIPNYVVKEWIEEGGLFSDVLLVKQEVTYGSSRFDLYVEHGQKKTFIEVKGVTLEEEGRVRFPDAPSERAVKHVEELVKAVEEGYEAYILFVIQMKDVRYFTPNRDTHLKFAEALEAAAKAGVKVLAYDCQVTQDSIRLADSIPVALDCQEYLSERSVDDHLGCQACLSERPVDVHLGKDRLLALADPLITWYRGNKRDLPWRKTNENRQETAYHVWVSEIMLQQTRVEAVKSYYQRFLEALPTVEDLAEAEEDRLLKLWEGLGYYNRVRNMQKAARQVMVDFHGEIPGSFEAIYSLAGIGSYTAGAIASFAFGVPKPAVDGNVLRVISRLLASYEDIMKASVRKKIEESLEKVIPADAPSDFNQGLIELGALICVPNGAPKCEICPVSHLCRARELGCQMELPVKKKEKARKIQPRTILLFRDGGKVAIRKRPARGLLAGLYEFPGLEGHLTMEEVIAYSKKIGLSPIRVEPLPEAKHIFSHVEWQMKAYMIRVDELEKKCTEPLLFAPFEEIQKTWAIPSAFSAYIPYVSSWTKG, encoded by the coding sequence ATGAGATATGACAGAATAAAAAGGGGACGTTTTATTGAGCGTCCGAATCGGTTTATTGCCCATGTGGAGATAGAGGGGCAAAAAGAAATCGTACATGTGAAGAATACAGGACGCTGCGCCGAGCTTTTTGTGCCCGGTGCAGTTGTTTATGTGCAGGAAAATGACAGTCCCGGAAGAAAGACGAAATGGGACCTGATCGGGGTGGAAAAAGGGGAGAAGATGATCAATGTCGACTCCCAGATTCCCAACTATGTGGTGAAAGAATGGATTGAAGAGGGAGGTCTTTTTTCCGACGTCCTTCTGGTGAAACAGGAGGTGACATATGGGTCTTCCCGGTTCGACCTGTATGTGGAGCATGGACAGAAGAAAACATTTATTGAAGTGAAGGGCGTTACACTGGAGGAAGAAGGACGGGTGCGTTTCCCGGACGCCCCCAGTGAACGGGCGGTAAAGCATGTGGAGGAACTGGTAAAGGCGGTGGAGGAAGGGTATGAGGCATATATCCTTTTTGTGATTCAGATGAAGGACGTGCGCTATTTTACGCCGAATCGGGACACGCATCTTAAGTTCGCCGAGGCGCTTGAGGCTGCGGCGAAGGCCGGAGTGAAGGTACTGGCGTATGACTGCCAGGTGACGCAGGATTCAATCAGGCTGGCGGATTCGATTCCGGTAGCGCTGGACTGCCAAGAATACCTAAGTGAACGTTCGGTGGACGATCATCTCGGTTGCCAAGCATGCCTAAGTGAACGTCCAGTGGACGTTCATCTCGGCAAGGATCGTCTTTTGGCTCTTGCAGACCCGCTCATAACATGGTACCGCGGGAATAAGCGAGATCTTCCCTGGCGGAAGACAAATGAAAACAGGCAGGAGACAGCCTATCATGTGTGGGTATCGGAAATTATGCTCCAGCAGACCCGCGTGGAGGCGGTAAAGTCCTATTATCAGCGCTTTTTGGAGGCTCTGCCGACGGTAGAGGACCTGGCGGAAGCGGAGGAAGACAGGCTTTTAAAGCTGTGGGAAGGGCTGGGATACTATAACCGTGTCCGCAATATGCAAAAAGCGGCCAGACAGGTTATGGTGGATTTCCACGGAGAGATTCCGGGGAGCTTTGAAGCTATATACAGCCTTGCCGGAATCGGAAGCTATACGGCGGGGGCAATCGCATCTTTTGCATTCGGCGTTCCAAAGCCTGCGGTGGACGGCAATGTGCTGCGCGTGATTTCAAGGCTTCTGGCAAGCTATGAGGATATCATGAAAGCGTCCGTAAGGAAGAAGATAGAGGAGAGCCTGGAAAAAGTGATCCCGGCCGATGCGCCCTCTGATTTTAATCAGGGCCTGATCGAGCTGGGGGCGCTCATCTGCGTGCCGAACGGGGCGCCCAAATGCGAAATCTGTCCGGTCAGTCACCTGTGCCGTGCAAGAGAACTGGGGTGCCAGATGGAGCTCCCGGTCAAAAAGAAGGAAAAAGCCCGGAAGATTCAGCCAAGAACAATCCTGCTATTCAGGGATGGAGGGAAAGTTGCGATTCGCAAACGTCCTGCCCGCGGGCTTCTGGCGGGCCTCTATGAATTCCCGGGACTTGAAGGTCATCTTACGATGGAAGAAGTGATCGCATACAGCAAAAAGATCGGACTTAGTCCGATCCGTGTGGAGCCATTGCCGGAGGCAAAGCATATATTCAGCCATGTTGAGTGGCAGATGAAAGCTTACATGATTCGTGTCGATGAGCTGGAAAAGAAATGCACGGAACCGCTTCTTTTTGCACCGTTTGAGGAGATCCAGAAGACCTGGGCGATTCCGTCGGCATTTTCCGCTTATATACCCTATGTGTCTTCCTGGACGAAAGGGTAA
- a CDS encoding 2-keto-3-deoxygluconate permease yields MSEKTNKVEERKDLDILNKMKALPGGLVIIPLVIAVLLATFVPQVFQIGGYVTALFYEGNSCMMGFFLIVCGSMIDIKQVGMPLYKGVIMTGTKFVLGVIVGMLVGAICGPEGFLGIAPFVLIAAITNSNGSLYISLSSQFGNATDTGAISILSLNDGPFFTLIALGATGLANIPIKSLIAVLVPLLIGFIWGNLDKGFRDACKTAQPIVTFFMTISIGAKTDVKTILTAGASGILLGLISAATAVLFFFVINLLLPKKERNAMGAAIGTTALNSAMTPAAVAEADPTMEEFVPMATAQCATASIITLFLCPFITAAFDKYMQKKQKGIYSPEGWAYSKVAGN; encoded by the coding sequence ATGAGTGAGAAAACAAATAAGGTAGAGGAACGCAAGGACCTTGACATTCTTAACAAAATGAAGGCACTTCCGGGTGGTCTGGTAATCATTCCGCTTGTAATCGCAGTGCTGTTGGCAACATTCGTACCGCAGGTATTCCAGATCGGCGGATATGTAACAGCATTGTTCTATGAAGGAAACTCTTGTATGATGGGATTCTTCCTGATTGTATGTGGTTCCATGATTGATATTAAACAGGTTGGTATGCCTTTGTACAAAGGTGTGATCATGACTGGTACAAAGTTCGTACTTGGCGTAATTGTGGGTATGTTAGTAGGCGCAATCTGTGGACCGGAAGGGTTCCTTGGAATCGCACCGTTCGTATTGATTGCAGCAATCACCAACTCCAACGGTTCTCTGTACATTTCCCTGTCTTCTCAGTTTGGTAATGCGACAGATACCGGAGCAATCTCTATCCTGTCCCTGAACGACGGACCGTTCTTTACCCTGATTGCTCTGGGAGCAACGGGACTTGCAAACATTCCGATTAAATCTCTGATCGCAGTATTAGTACCGCTGCTTATCGGATTTATCTGGGGTAACCTTGACAAAGGATTCCGTGATGCATGTAAGACAGCACAGCCGATCGTTACTTTCTTCATGACGATCTCCATCGGCGCAAAGACAGACGTAAAGACCATTCTGACAGCCGGAGCATCTGGTATCTTACTTGGTCTGATCTCTGCAGCAACCGCAGTACTTTTCTTCTTCGTTATCAATCTTCTGCTTCCGAAGAAAGAGAGAAATGCAATGGGCGCGGCAATCGGTACGACCGCTCTGAACTCTGCTATGACACCGGCAGCAGTTGCTGAGGCTGACCCGACTATGGAAGAATTCGTTCCGATGGCAACCGCGCAGTGCGCGACCGCTTCTATCATTACTTTGTTCCTTTGCCCGTTTATCACGGCAGCATTTGACAAGTATATGCAGAAGAAACAGAAAGGTATCTACAGTCCGGAAGGCTGGGCATACTCTAAGGTAGCAGGCAACTAA
- a CDS encoding carbohydrate kinase family protein, whose product MDCLSKKKIMIIGAAIVDVLVSPAEADVFSTGSYPAEEVCMAFGGDALNEATVLAALGKQVRLQTIIGSDTAGEMIRNHCEKLGIELEEGCVREELTTGVNVVLVQKNGERNFLTNRNGSLRKLTLDDVKRPFPNEADILCFASIFVFPEIGAGELAAIFRSAKKQGMTVCADMTKRKNRETAEELAEAFSYVDYLIPNEEEAFLITGETDVKCAAEKLRSCGAKYVIIKCGKRGCYLCSDETAKYVPAVEHVNCLDTTGAGDSFTAGFLYGLSEGWPVEKCARFANECGARAVEKLGATSWCV is encoded by the coding sequence ATGGACTGCTTGAGTAAGAAAAAGATTATGATCATAGGAGCTGCGATTGTAGACGTGCTGGTATCTCCTGCGGAGGCGGATGTGTTTTCGACCGGCTCTTATCCGGCAGAGGAGGTCTGTATGGCGTTTGGCGGTGATGCGCTGAATGAGGCCACGGTCCTGGCCGCTTTGGGAAAACAGGTGCGCCTGCAGACGATTATAGGCAGCGATACAGCAGGGGAGATGATACGAAACCATTGCGAGAAGCTGGGAATTGAACTGGAAGAAGGCTGCGTCCGGGAAGAACTTACGACGGGCGTTAATGTGGTGCTCGTACAAAAAAACGGGGAACGTAATTTCCTGACGAATCGAAATGGAAGCCTCAGAAAACTGACCCTTGACGATGTAAAGCGTCCGTTCCCGAATGAGGCGGATATCCTGTGTTTTGCCAGTATATTTGTATTTCCGGAAATTGGCGCAGGTGAACTGGCTGCAATCTTCAGGAGTGCGAAAAAACAGGGAATGACGGTCTGCGCGGATATGACGAAGCGCAAGAATAGAGAAACGGCAGAGGAGCTGGCAGAAGCGTTTTCCTATGTGGACTATTTGATTCCCAATGAGGAAGAGGCCTTTTTGATAACGGGAGAGACCGATGTAAAATGCGCGGCTGAGAAGTTGAGAAGCTGCGGGGCGAAGTATGTGATCATCAAGTGTGGAAAAAGAGGGTGCTACCTTTGCAGTGATGAGACCGCGAAATACGTCCCGGCGGTGGAACATGTGAATTGTCTGGATACCACCGGAGCTGGAGACAGCTTCACGGCGGGATTCCTTTACGGCTTATCCGAGGGCTGGCCGGTCGAAAAATGTGCCCGGTTCGCTAACGAGTGCGGCGCCAGGGCGGTGGAAAAGCTGGGGGCGACTAGCTGGTGTGTATGA
- a CDS encoding DeoR/GlpR family DNA-binding transcription regulator, with product MEERRREILQELNEYGKVRVADLSKRLGCSEVTIRNDIKVMDREGLLKRIHGGALRLDKGVDRKYSAESIYRNTARKRQIAACAYEYIEDRDTIIIDDASSSFYLAVYIKEHPEKRIAVVTNSLLVGNELADVRHVELYMVGGHVGGHLAATMGDSALQNMEQFHVDKGFIGVHSINFDVGLTSIATPQMQIKRAILKAASQVFVLADSSKFGGGYVSVICPVNQVYKIITDSQIATEYVRKAEREQIPLVVAGERSR from the coding sequence ATGGAAGAGCGCAGACGGGAGATCCTGCAGGAATTAAATGAATACGGTAAAGTGAGGGTGGCAGATCTGAGTAAACGACTTGGCTGTTCGGAAGTGACGATCCGTAATGACATCAAGGTCATGGACAGGGAGGGGCTGCTGAAGCGGATTCATGGCGGTGCACTCCGCCTGGATAAAGGAGTAGACAGAAAATACTCCGCGGAGAGTATTTACCGGAATACGGCCCGCAAGCGCCAGATTGCAGCCTGTGCCTACGAATACATTGAGGACAGAGATACGATCATCATTGACGACGCGTCCAGCAGTTTTTATCTGGCGGTGTACATTAAGGAGCACCCGGAGAAGCGGATTGCCGTGGTGACGAATTCCCTTTTGGTGGGGAATGAATTGGCGGATGTACGCCACGTAGAGCTTTATATGGTAGGCGGGCATGTGGGAGGACACCTTGCGGCGACGATGGGAGATTCCGCACTCCAGAATATGGAGCAGTTTCATGTAGATAAAGGATTTATCGGTGTGCATAGTATTAATTTTGATGTAGGGCTGACCTCGATCGCGACTCCGCAGATGCAGATTAAGCGTGCTATATTAAAGGCGGCATCGCAGGTATTTGTTTTGGCGGACAGCAGCAAATTCGGTGGAGGATATGTGTCGGTGATCTGTCCGGTCAATCAGGTGTATAAGATCATCACGGATTCCCAGATTGCGACGGAATATGTGAGAAAAGCAGAACGGGAACAGATTCCGCTGGTTGTCGCAGGAGAACGGAGCAGATAG
- a CDS encoding YcxB family protein, protein MNKITVHMTKETLYDFLLFHAYSKFSGFLTNILGLAIAFLGISMYVTGRTDALHLVFYVVAAVIFLGYTPFLLKTRAKKQVEVNPEYNGPAEYTFSDEEGITVRWANEQEKQYSWEEIKRAVVTPKTIGIYYEAERALIIPKQDFGQEFTPIFQMIARHLGMNNVRMR, encoded by the coding sequence ATGAATAAAATAACGGTGCACATGACAAAAGAGACATTATATGATTTTCTTTTATTCCATGCCTATTCAAAATTTAGTGGCTTTTTGACCAACATACTGGGACTTGCCATTGCATTTCTTGGAATTTCCATGTATGTGACAGGAAGGACAGATGCCTTGCATCTGGTGTTCTATGTGGTCGCAGCAGTGATCTTTCTGGGTTACACGCCGTTCCTGCTCAAGACGAGGGCAAAGAAGCAGGTGGAGGTCAATCCGGAATATAACGGTCCTGCGGAGTATACATTTTCGGATGAAGAGGGCATCACGGTGAGATGGGCGAACGAGCAGGAGAAGCAGTATAGCTGGGAAGAGATCAAACGTGCGGTAGTAACGCCGAAAACGATTGGAATCTATTATGAGGCAGAGAGGGCTCTGATCATTCCGAAGCAGGATTTTGGTCAGGAATTTACCCCTATTTTCCAGATGATCGCCAGGCATCTCGGTATGAATAATGTGAGAATGAGATAA
- a CDS encoding four-carbon acid sugar kinase family protein, with protein sequence MPLIGVVADDLTGGTTTGVLLARSKARTAVFFNVEAAAKAQAVDELDAIVISSNSRPLPANEAYAKVKDATIALKNMGVKYFQKRTDTTMRGGIGVEIDAMLDQLSEDTVAVVVPAMPQSRRILVGGYSVIDGVALINTPVAQDVRTPVRENYIPRLLAGQTRRKVGLVTLDKVLAGDEVIEEALKEQREAGCQVIVVDAITLEDVENIAQACISLSWDVVTVDPGPFTAKMAYHRSLIGIEEPNIPPEADEAGKTVLIAAGSATPVTKKQMEVLCQDPRHVRVSVDPVALIDGGETALNEVHKAVEKAMEYMNGEVQPRAILFETALHGELLNLTEEDNKRHYPGGMSADRINAGLGMIISQMLEKVGREKVAGLYTTGGDTMVNVCQQLGVECIEVIDYVIPQTDIGRLVGNYEGLPVVGKGGLTGVDTSACDIVSRLFREAAR encoded by the coding sequence ATGCCGCTTATTGGAGTAGTAGCAGATGATCTTACCGGAGGAACCACCACAGGCGTCCTCCTTGCAAGAAGTAAAGCAAGAACCGCTGTGTTCTTTAATGTAGAGGCAGCGGCTAAGGCGCAGGCGGTTGATGAGCTTGACGCCATCGTAATCAGCAGCAACAGCCGCCCGCTTCCGGCTAACGAAGCGTATGCCAAGGTAAAAGACGCGACCATCGCCCTTAAAAACATGGGTGTAAAATACTTCCAGAAACGTACGGATACGACCATGCGTGGAGGAATCGGCGTAGAAATCGACGCCATGCTTGACCAGCTCAGCGAGGATACAGTAGCGGTAGTCGTTCCGGCTATGCCCCAGTCCCGTAGAATTCTGGTGGGAGGATATTCCGTGATCGACGGTGTTGCGCTGATCAACACACCGGTCGCACAGGACGTAAGAACACCGGTCAGGGAAAACTATATCCCACGTCTTCTCGCAGGACAGACCCGCAGAAAAGTAGGTCTTGTGACCCTTGATAAGGTACTTGCAGGCGATGAAGTGATCGAAGAGGCACTCAAAGAGCAAAGAGAGGCAGGCTGTCAGGTCATCGTAGTAGATGCAATTACACTGGAGGATGTGGAAAACATCGCGCAGGCATGCATTTCCCTTAGCTGGGATGTTGTCACGGTAGATCCGGGCCCGTTCACCGCAAAAATGGCATACCACAGAAGCCTGATCGGAATAGAAGAGCCGAACATTCCACCGGAAGCAGATGAGGCAGGAAAAACGGTCCTCATTGCAGCGGGAAGTGCAACTCCGGTGACCAAAAAACAGATGGAAGTGCTCTGTCAGGATCCGCGCCATGTGCGTGTCAGCGTAGATCCGGTGGCACTGATCGACGGTGGCGAGACAGCGTTAAATGAAGTACATAAAGCAGTAGAAAAAGCAATGGAGTATATGAACGGCGAAGTACAGCCCAGAGCGATCCTCTTTGAGACTGCACTTCACGGAGAGCTTTTGAATCTGACAGAAGAAGATAACAAGAGACATTATCCGGGCGGCATGAGTGCAGACAGAATCAATGCCGGACTTGGAATGATTATTTCTCAGATGCTTGAAAAAGTCGGAAGAGAAAAAGTAGCAGGGCTTTATACAACAGGCGGCGACACCATGGTAAATGTGTGTCAGCAGCTTGGGGTAGAGTGTATAGAAGTAATAGATTATGTGATCCCGCAGACAGACATCGGCAGATTAGTAGGAAACTATGAAGGGCTTCCGGTAGTAGGAAAAGGTGGACTTACAGGTGTCGATACCTCAGCTTGCGATATCGTGAGCCGTCTGTTCAGGGAAGCAGCTAGGTAA
- a CDS encoding triose-phosphate isomerase, whose amino-acid sequence MQKKLYFGSNLKMYKTIQETVAYLQKLVENTKDISRDEIELFIIPSYTTLESATAKVDRNYVMLGAQNMCWEDQGQFTGEISPLMLKELGLDLVMIGHSERRHVFGETDVEENKKVKAALNHGFTTLLCIGETAEEKNFGISAEVLRTQLKVGFHDVPAEQAGKIWVAYEPVWSIGVNGTPASADYAEEMHKVIKGCLQEIFGDASKDIPVLYGGSVNPGNANELIVQPSIDGLFTGRAAWDADKFDKLIRDAKATYEAK is encoded by the coding sequence ATGCAGAAAAAACTATATTTCGGAAGTAATCTGAAGATGTACAAGACTATTCAGGAGACTGTAGCTTATTTGCAGAAGCTGGTGGAGAACACCAAAGATATCAGCCGCGACGAGATCGAGCTATTTATTATTCCGTCTTATACCACCCTGGAAAGCGCTACCGCTAAGGTAGACCGGAATTATGTGATGTTAGGCGCACAGAATATGTGCTGGGAAGACCAGGGACAGTTTACCGGCGAGATTTCTCCGCTTATGTTAAAGGAACTCGGACTTGATCTGGTCATGATCGGCCATTCTGAGAGACGTCATGTATTCGGAGAGACAGACGTAGAAGAGAACAAGAAAGTAAAGGCGGCTTTAAATCATGGCTTTACGACTTTATTATGTATCGGCGAGACCGCCGAGGAGAAGAATTTCGGCATCAGTGCGGAAGTGCTGCGCACCCAGCTTAAGGTGGGATTCCACGATGTTCCGGCAGAGCAGGCAGGGAAGATCTGGGTTGCTTACGAACCGGTATGGTCCATCGGCGTAAACGGAACTCCCGCAAGTGCAGACTATGCGGAAGAGATGCATAAGGTCATCAAGGGCTGTCTGCAGGAGATCTTCGGCGATGCTTCCAAAGATATCCCGGTTCTCTACGGTGGCAGTGTCAATCCGGGCAATGCAAATGAACTTATCGTTCAGCCTTCAATCGATGGTCTGTTCACCGGACGTGCCGCGTGGGACGCAGACAAGTTCGACAAGCTGATCCGCGATGCAAAGGCTACTTACGAGGCAAAGTAA
- the pdxA gene encoding 4-hydroxythreonine-4-phosphate dehydrogenase PdxA, protein MSETKFKPVTAITMGDPAGIGPEIVVGTMLDEGIHECCKPFVIGSIAILDRAAKVLGKELKYNKISDPSEAKYEYGTVDVLETGDYDTDSIKWGEVQALAGQMAIDWIMKSIELGMAKKVDAVSTSPIHKGAIKLVGIKEPGHTEIYQHQTNSPYALTMFSCHKLRVFFVSRHMSLVDACHYATKEVVLDNVINIDKELRKVGIENPLIAVAGLNPHNGDNGLFGTEEITDLGPAVKAAQEMGINAVGPCPADSVFHIGKSGKYDAILSLYHDQGHIACKTLDFEKSVTLTFGLPFIRSSVDHGTAFDIAGKGIANSISLIESTKVVAEYAAKQHEKEA, encoded by the coding sequence ATGAGCGAAACAAAATTCAAACCAGTAACAGCCATCACTATGGGAGACCCGGCAGGAATCGGACCGGAGATTGTAGTAGGAACAATGCTTGATGAAGGAATTCACGAATGCTGCAAGCCGTTTGTAATCGGCAGCATTGCTATCCTGGACAGAGCAGCAAAGGTTCTTGGAAAAGAGCTGAAGTACAATAAGATTAGCGATCCTTCTGAAGCGAAATACGAGTATGGAACCGTTGATGTTCTTGAGACTGGCGACTATGATACAGATTCTATCAAATGGGGAGAAGTTCAGGCGCTGGCAGGACAGATGGCAATCGATTGGATCATGAAATCCATTGAGCTTGGAATGGCTAAGAAGGTAGATGCCGTTTCCACCTCACCGATTCACAAAGGTGCAATCAAACTGGTGGGAATTAAAGAGCCGGGACATACAGAGATCTACCAGCATCAGACCAATTCTCCGTATGCGCTGACGATGTTCTCCTGCCACAAGCTGAGAGTATTCTTCGTAAGCCGTCATATGTCTCTGGTGGATGCATGCCACTATGCGACCAAAGAAGTGGTGCTTGACAACGTGATCAACATTGACAAAGAGCTCCGCAAAGTCGGAATCGAGAATCCGCTGATCGCAGTAGCAGGCCTGAACCCGCACAATGGTGACAACGGCCTCTTCGGAACCGAGGAAATCACAGATTTGGGCCCGGCCGTGAAAGCTGCTCAGGAAATGGGAATCAATGCAGTAGGACCGTGTCCGGCAGATTCCGTATTCCACATCGGTAAATCCGGAAAATACGATGCAATCCTTTCTCTGTACCATGATCAGGGACATATTGCATGTAAGACGCTTGACTTTGAGAAATCCGTAACCCTGACCTTCGGCCTTCCGTTCATCAGAAGCTCCGTTGACCATGGAACCGCATTTGATATTGCCGGAAAAGGAATCGCAAACAGCATCAGCCTGATCGAGTCCACAAAGGTCGTTGCAGAGTACGCTGCAAAGCAGCACGAAAAAGAAGCGTAG